One genomic region from Candidatus Zixiibacteriota bacterium encodes:
- a CDS encoding Wzz/FepE/Etk N-terminal domain-containing protein, with protein sequence MVEEKSNNPESTSTELENINLYSYLAVLVKYRRFIFFNFIFICFTVGLLSLFLPNWYRAKTTLLPPEKGSLGVGISSSLLGEFSTLSGLSLPMTATPSDVFAAILKSRAVVEPVVQQENLLKVYGVSRMEDGLMEFFSHLQVKVESEGIISIEFEDKNKDRAARVANLLVEELDRVNRMTSTSKAKNARIFIEERLSQTQTNLKAAEDSLRSYQERNKAIVLDEQMKAAVQAAAELKAEMTSAEIQMNVLGKNMSPDHPQIQQLKSRINEIKRQLGMLESGSENTKDKNVLGVTFSQVPSLSLELARLTREVKIQEKLFELLTQQYEQYKIEETKDTPTVQVLDKASPPETKYKPKRAVMVLIAGIVSLFLSVIFSFSLEYIERTKRKQPEDYRKMEEMISLVRKDLASLKNILNFRKSKNQE encoded by the coding sequence ATGGTAGAAGAAAAATCAAATAATCCTGAATCTACCTCCACAGAACTGGAGAATATAAATCTCTACAGTTATCTTGCCGTTTTAGTCAAATACAGACGGTTCATTTTTTTCAATTTCATTTTTATTTGTTTTACAGTTGGCCTGCTCTCCCTTTTTCTGCCTAACTGGTACCGGGCTAAAACTACCCTTTTACCTCCGGAAAAAGGCAGTCTGGGAGTGGGGATTAGCAGTTCACTATTAGGTGAATTCTCTACATTAAGCGGGTTAAGCCTTCCGATGACCGCGACCCCATCTGATGTTTTCGCGGCGATACTTAAGAGTCGGGCAGTAGTGGAACCGGTGGTCCAGCAGGAAAACCTCCTAAAAGTTTACGGGGTAAGCAGGATGGAGGATGGTCTGATGGAATTCTTTTCCCATCTTCAGGTGAAAGTGGAAAGTGAGGGGATTATCTCAATTGAATTCGAGGATAAAAATAAAGACCGGGCTGCACGGGTGGCTAACCTCTTGGTAGAAGAACTGGATCGGGTAAACAGGATGACCAGCACCTCAAAGGCCAAGAACGCCAGAATCTTCATTGAGGAAAGACTGAGCCAGACCCAGACGAATCTGAAGGCGGCTGAGGATAGTCTAAGGAGTTATCAGGAGAGGAATAAGGCTATAGTCCTTGACGAGCAGATGAAAGCCGCTGTTCAGGCAGCAGCAGAATTAAAAGCCGAGATGACCTCGGCGGAGATCCAGATGAACGTGCTGGGCAAAAATATGTCGCCTGATCATCCGCAGATCCAGCAGTTGAAATCCAGGATAAATGAGATTAAAAGGCAACTGGGCATGTTGGAATCCGGTTCTGAAAACACCAAAGACAAGAATGTCCTGGGTGTCACTTTTTCACAGGTTCCCTCTTTAAGCTTAGAGCTGGCTCGTCTTACGCGCGAGGTCAAAATCCAGGAGAAGCTGTTTGAGCTTTTGACCCAGCAGTATGAGCAATATAAAATTGAGGAAACCAAGGACACTCCCACGGTTCAGGTGCTGGACAAAGCTTCGCCGCCGGAGACTAAATACAAACCCAAACGGGCAGTCATGGTATTAATAGCTGGAATAGTTAGCTTGTTTTTAAGTGTAATTTTTTCTTTTAGCCTGGAATATATTGAAAGGACTAAGAGAAAACAGCCGGAGGATTATAGAAAGATGGAAGAGATGATCTCCTTAGTAAGGAAGGACTTAGCGAGCTTAAAGAACATACTGAATTTTAGAAAGAGCAAAAATCAGGAGTAA
- a CDS encoding sugar phosphate nucleotidyltransferase, producing the protein MKTVIMAGGFGTRLRPLTCNLPKPMVSIANKPMMEHIINLLKKHNLKDIVALLFFQGEEIKNYFGDGSKFGVKIEYVTSTEDYGTAGSVKNAEGQLYNGSVSGEKEKVLVISGDVLTDIDLSKAIDFHIQNKASATLVLSRLENPLSYGVVITREDGRISRFLEKPTWGEVFSDTVNTGIYILEPEVLEKIPFKKEFDFSKDLFPLMLKENEKLYGFISPDYWRDVGNLDEYSKAHQDILEGKVKIEIEGNLLKRKEAMIWVGKNVQVGQEVEFEGVAILGSNSDIGSRSKISNSVIGEGVHCGEGVNINRAVVWKDSFIGNGATLMETVVSSKTIVGEGATLLENSIVSDNCIIGSRAKISANVKIWPGKEVESGAILSTSLVWGEKWNRELFTDAKVSGLGNLELTPEFAVKLGAAFGAILGRGATVVTSRDTGKTSRMTNRAVICGLLSSGVNVQDLRTLPIPVVRYELKSGREQGGIHVRSSPLDDKIIDIIFFDGNGQDLPTSKAKAVERFFFREDFRRASMEDVGQLDFPQRVIEYYRNDFLKGTDTEAIKKSEFKVVIDYSYGGASEIFPSILGALECDIISLNAYLDPKRLVRKEEEEIQALHRLSSIVKSLKADVGFLLDPGAEKISAVDEKGEFIPADLLLLIVTSLFLSSNKAQKIAVPVVASMGVEKIASEYGVKVIRVRNDHLAMMDALSSLKVDFVGGTKGGFIFPGFQLGADAMYDVVKLLELMARANRKFGNLREELDRFYRITEEIPCDWSKKGQVMRELIQYTEKFKRELIDGVRVLYDDSWILVVPDNRKANLHIYVEAMDKSVAEKLFKEYVQKIEEWQK; encoded by the coding sequence ATGAAGACAGTTATAATGGCAGGCGGTTTTGGGACCAGGCTCAGGCCTCTGACCTGCAATTTGCCTAAGCCCATGGTATCCATTGCCAACAAGCCGATGATGGAGCATATCATAAACCTTCTTAAAAAACATAATCTCAAAGATATCGTAGCTCTGCTTTTTTTCCAGGGTGAGGAGATAAAAAATTATTTCGGAGATGGTTCAAAATTCGGAGTGAAGATTGAATACGTAACCTCGACTGAAGATTACGGCACGGCCGGTAGTGTGAAGAATGCTGAGGGGCAATTGTACAACGGATCCGTTTCAGGCGAAAAGGAAAAAGTCTTAGTCATCTCCGGAGACGTGCTTACCGATATCGATTTATCTAAAGCCATAGATTTTCACATTCAAAATAAAGCTTCAGCTACCTTAGTCTTATCCCGGCTGGAAAACCCTCTATCTTATGGAGTGGTCATCACCCGGGAGGATGGCAGAATCTCCCGTTTTCTTGAAAAGCCCACCTGGGGGGAGGTATTCAGCGATACGGTCAATACCGGAATTTATATCCTCGAGCCAGAGGTTCTGGAGAAAATACCTTTTAAAAAGGAATTCGATTTCAGCAAGGATTTATTCCCCCTGATGCTTAAAGAAAATGAAAAACTCTACGGATTCATTTCTCCTGACTACTGGAGAGACGTGGGGAATCTGGATGAATATTCCAAAGCTCATCAGGATATCTTAGAAGGTAAAGTCAAGATAGAAATAGAAGGGAATCTCCTGAAAAGAAAAGAAGCTATGATCTGGGTAGGCAAGAACGTGCAGGTGGGCCAGGAGGTCGAATTCGAAGGCGTGGCAATCTTGGGGAGTAATTCTGATATCGGTTCAAGATCGAAAATCTCAAATTCGGTGATCGGAGAAGGGGTTCATTGCGGAGAAGGGGTAAACATAAACCGCGCGGTCGTCTGGAAGGACAGTTTCATCGGAAATGGCGCAACCTTGATGGAGACAGTGGTAAGCTCGAAGACCATCGTGGGCGAGGGGGCGACCCTTTTAGAGAACTCGATCGTGAGCGATAATTGCATCATAGGTTCAAGAGCCAAGATCAGTGCCAACGTGAAGATCTGGCCTGGGAAAGAGGTCGAATCCGGGGCGATACTTTCCACCAGCCTGGTCTGGGGTGAGAAGTGGAACCGGGAACTGTTTACTGATGCCAAGGTCAGCGGCCTGGGGAACTTGGAATTAACCCCTGAGTTTGCAGTGAAATTGGGCGCGGCTTTCGGAGCTATTTTAGGTAGAGGTGCGACTGTGGTCACCAGCAGGGATACCGGCAAAACCTCCAGGATGACCAACCGGGCAGTCATCTGCGGGCTTTTGTCCTCTGGCGTGAACGTTCAGGACCTCAGAACCCTGCCTATACCGGTGGTCAGATACGAGTTGAAATCTGGAAGAGAACAGGGTGGCATTCACGTCAGGTCTTCACCTTTGGATGACAAAATCATAGACATCATCTTCTTTGATGGAAACGGACAGGACCTTCCGACCTCTAAAGCTAAAGCCGTGGAAAGATTTTTCTTCAGGGAGGATTTTAGGAGAGCCTCGATGGAGGATGTAGGACAACTCGATTTCCCGCAGAGGGTTATCGAATATTATAGAAATGACTTCCTGAAGGGTACAGATACTGAAGCCATAAAAAAGTCGGAGTTTAAGGTGGTTATAGACTATTCATATGGAGGAGCCTCAGAAATATTCCCTTCGATATTAGGGGCTTTAGAATGCGATATTATTTCTTTAAACGCTTATTTAGACCCCAAGAGGTTAGTCCGGAAGGAGGAGGAAGAGATCCAGGCTCTACACCGGCTCTCTTCTATCGTCAAATCTCTGAAAGCAGATGTTGGGTTCCTGCTTGACCCGGGAGCGGAAAAAATATCAGCTGTGGACGAGAAAGGCGAATTTATCCCGGCTGATCTTCTGCTTTTAATAGTCACATCTTTATTCTTAAGCTCTAATAAAGCCCAGAAGATCGCAGTGCCGGTAGTGGCTTCAATGGGAGTGGAAAAGATTGCCTCAGAATATGGAGTCAAAGTAATCAGAGTAAGGAATGACCATTTAGCCATGATGGATGCCTTGAGCTCGTTAAAAGTTGATTTTGTTGGTGGGACAAAAGGCGGGTTCATCTTTCCCGGATTCCAGCTGGGGGCAGATGCAATGTATGATGTGGTCAAGCTTTTAGAGCTTATGGCTAGGGCCAACCGGAAATTTGGCAACCTCAGAGAGGAGTTGGATCGGTTCTACAGGATTACAGAGGAGATTCCTTGTGACTGGAGTAAAAAGGGTCAGGTGATGAGGGAGCTTATCCAGTATACTGAAAAATTTAAAAGAGAACTCATCGATGGGGTACGGGTTTTGTATGACGATTCCTGGATTCTGGTGGTTCCGGATAATAGAAAGGCGAATCTACATATTTACGTGGAGGCTATGGATAAAAGCGTTGCTGAAAAGCTATTTAAGGAATATGTACAGAAAATAGAGGAATGGCAAAAATAA
- a CDS encoding S41 family peptidase: MPEIKLKSSSLILLVIVITVLVLVLNSAFRFLSFQKYDELDEAASLISSNYVDKIEKENLIRDGIKGMTSDLDPYSDYLDKKELAGLLEESKGEFQGLGMEIAVKEGYPTVISPIEDGPAYRAGIKTGDKIVKIGDQSAKDMSADQAQQRLRGPKGSRVKLAVVREGINDTLEFNLKRDVIEIRSVTFAGVIEDRIGYVRLTRFSENAPTELREALKELKEKNISGLILDLRGNPGGLLQEAVGVAELFLKKGELVVEIRGRRDPDTRKFYTSARPVFENLPMIVLVDYGSASASEILAGVIQDQDRGLILGDTTYGKGAVQTLFELRGDKGLKLTTAKYYLPSGRLIQKERGIKEVSDTITSAEEQPRQGGIPLQQQTEKKIYLTSKGRKVYGGGGIVPDIIIPDPVYPPLIQKIFQEGYFFYFAVHYTVVRPDISENFQADEKVLSDFREFLKSKDLEYTTASESELEKLRKTISQEQYLSSKSESGSRLKEALDRLESILEQEKKVEFEKDKSLLKWQIEEAILTTKFGPKARYKLWSKYQEQIKRAVEILKNKDEYSKFLIPS; the protein is encoded by the coding sequence ATGCCTGAGATAAAATTGAAAAGCTCAAGTCTGATTCTTTTGGTTATAGTTATCACTGTTCTGGTTTTGGTTCTTAACAGTGCGTTTAGATTTCTGTCTTTTCAGAAATATGATGAGCTGGACGAGGCGGCTTCTCTGATAAGTTCCAATTATGTAGACAAGATAGAGAAAGAAAATTTAATCCGGGATGGGATCAAAGGGATGACATCAGATCTGGACCCTTATTCAGATTATCTGGATAAAAAAGAGCTGGCCGGGCTTTTGGAGGAGAGCAAAGGTGAATTTCAGGGCTTGGGAATGGAGATTGCTGTCAAAGAAGGGTATCCGACAGTTATCTCGCCGATAGAAGACGGCCCAGCCTATAGAGCAGGAATAAAAACCGGGGATAAGATCGTCAAAATAGGAGATCAATCGGCTAAAGATATGTCCGCTGACCAGGCCCAGCAAAGACTAAGAGGTCCAAAAGGTAGCAGGGTTAAGCTCGCGGTTGTTAGAGAGGGAATCAATGATACTCTGGAGTTCAATCTGAAAAGGGACGTGATAGAAATAAGAAGCGTAACCTTTGCAGGGGTGATCGAGGACAGGATTGGGTATGTCAGGTTGACCAGATTTTCGGAAAATGCGCCCACTGAGTTAAGAGAAGCTTTAAAAGAATTGAAAGAGAAGAATATAAGCGGGTTGATCTTAGATTTAAGAGGAAATCCTGGCGGGCTTTTGCAGGAAGCGGTTGGGGTAGCAGAGCTTTTTTTAAAAAAAGGGGAGTTAGTAGTTGAAATAAGGGGAAGAAGAGATCCGGATACCAGGAAATTCTATACCTCTGCCAGGCCTGTTTTTGAGAACCTCCCGATGATCGTCCTGGTTGATTACGGCTCTGCCTCGGCCTCTGAGATCTTGGCAGGTGTCATTCAGGACCAGGACCGGGGTTTGATTTTAGGTGACACCACTTATGGCAAAGGAGCAGTACAGACCCTGTTTGAGCTGAGAGGGGATAAAGGCTTGAAACTGACCACTGCTAAATATTATCTCCCAAGTGGCAGGCTGATTCAAAAGGAGAGAGGAATAAAAGAAGTCTCCGATACTATCACCTCGGCAGAAGAGCAACCCCGTCAGGGTGGTATACCCCTGCAACAACAGACAGAGAAGAAAATTTACCTTACCAGTAAAGGCAGAAAAGTCTATGGGGGTGGAGGGATTGTCCCGGACATAATCATCCCGGATCCGGTTTACCCTCCTTTGATCCAGAAAATTTTTCAGGAGGGATACTTTTTCTATTTCGCGGTTCATTATACTGTCGTACGTCCCGACATCTCAGAGAATTTTCAGGCAGATGAAAAAGTGCTGAGCGATTTCAGGGAATTTCTCAAATCCAAAGATTTAGAATACACGACTGCTTCCGAGTCTGAACTAGAAAAACTGAGGAAAACTATTTCCCAGGAGCAATACCTTTCCTCAAAGAGCGAATCAGGAAGCAGGTTGAAAGAAGCTCTGGACAGATTAGAGTCGATTTTAGAACAGGAGAAGAAAGTTGAGTTCGAGAAGGACAAGAGCCTTTTGAAATGGCAGATCGAGGAGGCTATCCTGACCACTAAGTTCGGACCTAAGGCAAGATATAAACTCTGGTCAAAATACCAGGAGCAGATAAAAAGGGCGGTTGAGATTTTGAAGAATAAAGATGAATACAGTAAGTTTTTGATTCCATCATAG
- a CDS encoding SLBB domain-containing protein: MRAKLILSLLLLTSIYSITFAQYRMETFNRDTLISRQTELPAGEQTLEQAIDPKEYVIGPGDVLSIVLWDEFQTTYNLKVTPEGEILIPRVGSLLVSGKTLEEVKSGVKEEVLKKYRNIEITVSLLNLRKFKVSVTGAVVSPGVYSAYANERVSEIIQRAGRVLPNSTTRNIILKRNDGSQKKIDILRFLKTGDNERNPYVLDGDIIYVPLKDIAMYYGIYGAVKDPGEYEYSEDDSLLDLINLAGGLEPDADLSKTEIVRFASDNKNTQTFKEDLTPLFIAGNRGKNIPLIPGDRFFIRSTPDFKEKKQVNINGEVLYPGVYAIEEGKTRLLDLISLAGGFTEEASLEEAEMIREYIPEKPDLEYERLKKIPVADMKSYEYEYFKTKSRERPGRASIDFVKLFKGGDPEENILLIDKDEVFIPRKNLAVKVTGSVVNPGFLSYEPGKDYSYYIKKAGGFSWRASTGKVKLIKSTTGEWKKPDRSIEPGDVIWVPEKSEKSFLSTFKDVITVISSAATLYLVINNATK; encoded by the coding sequence ATGAGAGCAAAATTGATTTTGAGTCTTTTACTTCTAACGAGCATCTATTCGATTACCTTTGCTCAATATCGGATGGAAACCTTTAACCGGGATACGCTTATTTCCAGACAGACAGAGCTTCCAGCAGGGGAGCAAACTTTAGAGCAGGCTATTGACCCAAAGGAATACGTAATCGGACCAGGAGACGTTCTTTCCATTGTGCTCTGGGATGAGTTCCAGACTACCTACAATTTGAAAGTCACTCCAGAGGGAGAAATTCTTATCCCCCGGGTCGGAAGTCTTCTGGTTTCCGGGAAAACTCTGGAGGAGGTTAAATCCGGAGTTAAGGAAGAAGTTTTAAAAAAGTATAGAAATATCGAGATCACTGTCAGTTTGCTTAATTTAAGAAAGTTCAAAGTCTCGGTAACCGGTGCAGTCGTAAGTCCCGGAGTTTATTCGGCTTATGCTAATGAACGGGTTTCAGAGATAATCCAGAGGGCAGGAAGGGTACTGCCTAACTCTACTACCAGGAACATAATCCTCAAGAGGAACGATGGGTCGCAGAAGAAGATAGATATCCTGAGATTTTTAAAAACTGGGGATAATGAACGGAACCCTTATGTCCTGGATGGTGACATCATCTATGTTCCTTTAAAGGACATTGCTATGTATTATGGGATTTATGGAGCGGTTAAAGACCCAGGGGAATATGAATATTCTGAAGATGATAGCTTGTTAGATTTGATAAACTTAGCCGGAGGGTTGGAGCCGGATGCTGATTTATCCAAAACCGAGATAGTCAGGTTTGCTTCCGACAATAAGAATACTCAAACCTTCAAAGAAGATTTAACTCCGCTTTTCATTGCCGGTAACCGGGGGAAAAACATACCTCTGATCCCGGGTGACAGGTTTTTTATCCGTTCTACCCCTGATTTCAAGGAGAAAAAACAGGTCAACATTAATGGAGAGGTTCTTTATCCCGGGGTTTATGCAATTGAGGAGGGGAAGACGAGACTTTTAGATTTAATCAGCCTGGCTGGTGGATTTACAGAAGAGGCTTCCTTAGAAGAAGCAGAGATGATCAGAGAATATATTCCTGAAAAACCTGATCTGGAATATGAGAGGTTGAAAAAAATCCCGGTTGCGGATATGAAAAGCTACGAGTATGAATATTTCAAGACCAAGTCCAGAGAAAGACCAGGCAGGGCCTCAATAGATTTTGTTAAGCTTTTTAAGGGTGGAGATCCGGAGGAAAATATTCTGTTAATAGATAAGGATGAGGTCTTTATTCCAAGGAAAAATCTGGCGGTAAAGGTTACCGGCAGCGTTGTTAACCCCGGTTTTTTGAGTTATGAGCCAGGGAAGGATTATAGTTATTATATCAAAAAAGCAGGTGGCTTTTCGTGGAGAGCAAGTACGGGGAAAGTTAAATTAATCAAGAGTACAACCGGAGAGTGGAAAAAGCCTGACAGGAGTATAGAGCCAGGAGACGTTATCTGGGTACCAGAAAAGTCAGAGAAAAGCTTCTTGAGTACTTTTAAAGATGTGATAACAGTGATAAGCAGTGCAGCCACTCTTTATTTGGTCATAAATAATGCCACCAAATAA
- a CDS encoding inositol-3-phosphate synthase has protein sequence MGKVRVAIIGVGNCASSFVQGVEYYKNARENQFIPGIMHVDLGGYHIRDIEFSACFDIDKNKVGKDLSEAIYTWPNNTYKFCKVPNQGIPVHRGMTHDGLGEYLSKIIEKAPGPTADIVKILKETKTDVVVNYLPVGSEEATKWYVEQVLEAGCGFVNCIPVFIAREKYWQKRFADRNLPVIGDDIKSQVGATIVHRVLTRLFRTRGVKLERTYQLNVGGNTDFLNMLERSRLESKKISKTDAVTSQLDYDLGRDNVHIGPSDYVAWLLDRKTAYIRLEGKTFGDVPLNLELKLEVWDSPNSAGVVIDAVRCCKLALDNGLSGAMEAPSSYFMKSPPKQVTDEEAREQTEEYVHKYAAKPTVEKRKTAESIKALRPVGKKR, from the coding sequence ATGGGCAAAGTCAGGGTGGCAATTATCGGAGTGGGGAATTGTGCCTCCTCCTTTGTTCAGGGAGTTGAATATTACAAGAATGCCAGAGAAAACCAGTTTATCCCGGGAATAATGCACGTTGATTTAGGTGGGTATCATATCCGGGATATAGAGTTTTCTGCCTGCTTTGACATAGACAAAAACAAAGTGGGCAAAGATTTGAGCGAGGCAATTTATACCTGGCCAAACAATACCTACAAATTCTGTAAAGTTCCCAATCAGGGAATACCGGTTCACCGGGGTATGACTCATGATGGGTTGGGCGAGTATCTTTCCAAGATAATCGAGAAAGCTCCGGGACCGACTGCGGATATCGTGAAAATACTCAAGGAGACCAAGACCGACGTGGTGGTCAATTACCTCCCGGTAGGTAGCGAAGAGGCAACCAAATGGTATGTGGAACAGGTGCTGGAGGCAGGATGCGGGTTTGTTAACTGCATCCCGGTTTTCATCGCCCGGGAGAAATACTGGCAGAAAAGGTTTGCTGACCGGAATCTGCCAGTGATAGGGGATGACATTAAATCGCAGGTAGGGGCAACCATAGTTCACCGCGTGCTTACCAGGCTTTTTCGAACAAGAGGAGTAAAGTTGGAAAGGACCTATCAGCTAAATGTAGGAGGAAACACGGATTTCCTCAATATGCTGGAAAGGTCAAGACTGGAATCAAAGAAAATCTCCAAAACGGATGCGGTAACTTCTCAGTTAGATTATGATTTAGGCAGGGATAATGTGCATATCGGTCCTTCAGATTATGTTGCCTGGCTGCTGGATCGCAAAACTGCCTATATCAGATTAGAGGGGAAAACCTTCGGGGACGTTCCTTTGAATCTGGAACTGAAATTAGAGGTCTGGGACTCGCCCAACTCAGCCGGCGTGGTTATCGATGCGGTCAGATGCTGCAAATTAGCTTTGGATAACGGTCTTTCAGGAGCGATGGAAGCACCCTCCTCTTACTTTATGAAGTCTCCTCCCAAACAGGTCACAGACGAAGAGGCAAGGGAACAGACAGAAGAGTATGTCCACAAATATGCGGCGAAGCCTACGGTTGAAAAGAGAAAGACGGCCGAGTCGATAAAAGCTTTACGACCCGTAGGGAAGAAAAGATAA
- a CDS encoding CDP-alcohol phosphatidyltransferase family protein, with amino-acid sequence MTEIKLLNKHLVNGFLTVTEPLARLLVSLDVHPHVVTFAGLVFSLLAALYFIQGAFLYAGIMIILAGICDVLDGRLARETNKISKFGALFDSTIDRYSEVLIFLGLATYFLRQGSYLVLLIILAIAGSFMVSYTRARAEGLGIECKIGLMQRPERMTFLASGAILGSIPGTRSFFLVLSLWLIAVFANITVVQRIIYIKKKLEET; translated from the coding sequence ATGACGGAGATAAAACTTTTAAATAAACATCTGGTGAACGGTTTCCTGACCGTAACCGAACCTTTAGCCAGGCTCCTGGTGAGTCTGGATGTTCACCCGCATGTAGTGACATTTGCCGGGCTGGTCTTCAGCCTCCTGGCCGCTTTATACTTCATCCAGGGGGCATTTCTCTATGCCGGGATAATGATCATCCTGGCAGGAATCTGCGATGTGCTGGACGGAAGGCTTGCCCGGGAGACCAATAAGATCAGCAAGTTCGGTGCTCTGTTCGACTCCACCATCGATCGCTATTCTGAGGTTTTGATCTTCCTGGGGCTGGCTACCTATTTTCTTCGCCAGGGCTCATATCTGGTGCTGTTGATAATCTTAGCCATTGCCGGTTCCTTTATGGTCAGCTATACGCGGGCCAGGGCAGAGGGGCTGGGCATAGAGTGCAAAATAGGACTTATGCAGCGCCCGGAGAGAATGACTTTTCTGGCGTCCGGGGCTATCTTAGGCTCGATCCCCGGAACCAGAAGTTTTTTTTTGGTGCTTTCTTTATGGTTAATAGCTGTTTTCGCAAATATTACCGTGGTGCAGAGGATTATCTACATTAAGAAAAAACTGGAGGAAACTTGA
- a CDS encoding N-acetyltransferase → MQNYIDPKAELGEKTKVGWYTVIWEEVQIGKECVIGNNVTVYPGTEIGDYVRIDDNTVIGKNPMKAARSATTKEQELPPAKIGDNSIIGTSVVIYRGATLGKKVLVADLSTVRENVTIGDFTIIGRGAAIENLCKIGSYCKLETNVYITAYSELEDYCFIAPCVATSNDNYMGRSKERFKHYKGVTVKKGGRIGLNATILPGKVIGEDSQVAAGAVVTKDTPSKKIVLGSPAKVMKDVPEDQLLENQ, encoded by the coding sequence ATGCAAAACTATATAGATCCCAAGGCTGAATTGGGTGAAAAGACAAAAGTCGGCTGGTACACGGTGATCTGGGAAGAAGTCCAGATCGGTAAGGAATGTGTAATTGGGAACAATGTGACAGTTTATCCGGGAACTGAAATAGGTGATTATGTGAGGATTGATGATAATACTGTAATTGGCAAGAATCCGATGAAAGCTGCAAGGAGTGCTACTACTAAAGAGCAGGAGCTTCCTCCAGCGAAAATAGGGGATAACTCTATAATCGGAACCTCAGTAGTCATATACCGGGGCGCAACTCTTGGAAAAAAGGTGTTGGTAGCTGACCTGTCCACAGTCAGGGAGAATGTAACAATTGGAGATTTCACCATAATAGGAAGAGGGGCAGCCATTGAGAATTTATGCAAGATTGGCTCCTATTGCAAACTGGAGACCAATGTCTACATAACAGCTTATTCCGAATTGGAGGATTACTGTTTTATCGCACCGTGTGTGGCTACCAGTAATGATAACTATATGGGGAGAAGCAAGGAAAGGTTCAAGCATTACAAGGGAGTGACTGTCAAGAAGGGCGGCAGAATCGGGCTTAATGCTACCATCCTTCCGGGCAAGGTGATTGGAGAAGATTCACAGGTGGCTGCAGGTGCAGTGGTCACCAAAGATACCCCTTCCAAAAAGATAGTCCTGGGATCTCCTGCGAAAGTTATGAAAGACGTGCCCGAAGATCAGCTTTTGGAAAATCAATAG
- the tmk gene encoding dTMP kinase, whose product MEGILITFEGIDYSGKTTQAKKLFNYLKKKGHKAMLLREPGGEKVSENIRQVLLSSGNTGMDPLTELLLYEAARAQLVSRVILPALRQGKLVICDRFYDSSLAYQGYGRGLDIKMIEYLNKISVSGFQPDLTILIDIPIDVFSSRMRQNNKKKDRIEKEKIDFYKRVRDGYLKIARKEKKRFKVIDGGGKIEEVWKEIKGVTDIFLEDWR is encoded by the coding sequence ATGGAAGGCATTCTAATTACATTTGAAGGGATCGATTATTCCGGAAAAACCACCCAGGCAAAAAAACTTTTCAATTATCTGAAAAAAAAAGGTCATAAGGCCATGCTCTTGAGGGAACCGGGTGGAGAAAAGGTTTCCGAGAATATTCGTCAGGTACTTTTATCCTCCGGAAATACCGGAATGGATCCTTTGACCGAGCTTCTGCTCTATGAGGCTGCCAGAGCTCAGCTTGTCTCCAGGGTAATCCTGCCTGCCTTAAGACAGGGTAAACTTGTAATCTGCGACCGGTTTTATGATTCGAGCTTAGCTTATCAAGGATATGGCAGGGGTCTGGATATAAAGATGATAGAATATCTTAATAAAATCTCCGTTTCAGGATTTCAGCCAGATTTGACGATTTTGATCGATATTCCCATTGATGTTTTTTCTAGTCGGATGAGACAAAACAATAAGAAAAAAGACAGGATTGAAAAGGAGAAGATAGATTTTTACAAAAGGGTCAGAGATGGATATCTGAAGATAGCCAGGAAAGAGAAGAAGAGGTTCAAGGTGATCGATGGTGGTGGAAAGATTGAAGAAGTCTGGAAGGAGATTAAAGGAGTCACAGATATCTTCTTAGAAGATTGGAGATAA